Within Topomyia yanbarensis strain Yona2022 chromosome 2, ASM3024719v1, whole genome shotgun sequence, the genomic segment tgccttttcagtgctaCTGTATCGACCATTTTTTGCACTTCGGCTGTCATTTTAGCATATttctttttgcttttttgtatACTGTCCCGAAGTTGTTGATTTTTAACCTTCTGGATTTCATAACGattcttgaaagtggaagtcgCCATGCAAAGTCTTTTGCAATTGATAACTGTATTTGAAACTGAAGGGGCATCCCCTATACTGCTCCGGTTTAGATTACTTGGCAATGCAGTGTGTATACTTTCAGTAGTCGGGTAATCGGATGTTTTTTCAGCCCTTTGCGTTTCCTCTATATCGATAGGATTAACCGCATTTTCCGTTTCATCCTTGTCAGATTCCTCTTTAATGTCTTCTGGACACAGCATTTCCACTAAGACTGCATCGGGAATATGGGTTGCATCCAGTATCAGTTCGTGTTCAGTTTCATTGTCAACAAACACTTCAATGTTGAAACCCTTCTCCAGTAACATGGCAGGTGTCATGTACGTTCGACCAATATTAATCGGAATTGCATCTGGCGGTAGTTGTTTCTTGCCAGCAGCTTCAACCAATGCCGGTTCGAAATGTTCCGAACAGATGGCAAATTTTCGCAATGCAACCGCTCCTCCCTCTTCAAACCGTTTCAAAGTATCTGGACAGCGACAAAACTCAACCCATTGCAAGCaactgaaaacataaaaaatggaatttttggaTTCAAAGAAttcaattactaaaattacttaCGTTGCTGTATCCGAAGGAAAGTTGAAAAACTTTACTTTTTTCTCGCTTCTCTTATTCAGACACGAAACCATACAACATCggctcattttttttattgcttcacattgataaatttcattaataataaattaataaaatgcagaaAGAAATTTAATTTTAGAAGCTTCTGaatgttttaattttgttttcaaataacaagttgatgtcaatgtttgtTTTCTTTGAAATTGTCAGTCGACGGACCATACACTGAAGCAAATCtacttaagaatttcataagtcgcAACTTATGAAGCTACacaattttgatttcattggacGCTTATGTATTTCATAAATTCGCCCTATGGAATTTATAGACGTATGTAATGATGTTCATAAtcgtattattgtgaaaatgtcATAATTTTACCATATGAAATCAGTAAAAATAGGAAACTAGGCATTTTTGGAAGTGGATTGAATTTAATgttcttttttcaaatttggggACATGAAATGTAAGTAAATATTCTTCGTAACTCATTGCTTCATATTTTACATTACTTCCATAAGAAATGTATTGAATTTTCTTAAACTTTCAAGACTTCCTTTTTCATTCATTTACAGCttattggaaatattgtgagACTTCACGAACTCATCAAAACATCAAGATAAGTGCTCTTTATTCATGTGAATTAAttcgtttaaataaaaaaatatatattataaaatgaaaaatatgatgCTGAGTTTATATTTTCTCGAACTGGCGCCATATGATATATCTATGGATTTCAGAACAActcatttattaaatttatattcAAGCATAATGATTTACATAAGCACAGTCGCATGAAAGGTATAAATATGGCTTAAAAGTTTCATTAGCATGACTTATGAAAATTCTAAGTGCCTCGATGGCCATTTTTTCCTCCGAGTCATAAGTCAAACTTATGATTTTCATATGGGATACTTGTGGCGCCGAATCATAAGTGATTCTTATGGAATTCATTAGTTATTTTATCTCGGTGTAGTTAATTAATTTCGCAAATTTATTGTCGATGTTTCTAGTACAGTGATAATACAATTTTGTGAACCCCATTCGTTTCACTTCAATTACCCCGACTACCCGAACAGaaatttacaatagcatttaccctacaatagaTATTATGGTTATTTCTGTTTCAATATTGTTCGACGCACAGTTCGCGCAATAGATATACAGTAAAACTTCAGGCAATAATATATTTTACTGTTAGAGGGAAAAATGGTACGGTAAatttacattaaattttacaaCTCCTGAGAAAAAATCTcggcaaacatatgattacggcttaaaagccaactgtcaaaattttctttgaaaggaaattccggacaaactgttACTGGCAAAACACAGCTCATAggagttaatgaaagagaaaacttttctcttttgtttactaccaacatctgtgacttgcgagtaacggtttgtccggaatttcctttcaaagagaattaaTCATgttgtttgtcgagaaatgtatgGAAAAACATCGATTTACGAACGTTTTGTTGAGTTCAATAGACCGTCAAAATAAGGTCAACTAACGTATCTGGCATCAGCTCAAACAGACCAAGATAAATTAATGTTTATGTGAAATTATCAAAGAATTACGTTTATAATACTTCTTGACATCGCAACACAGCAAATACTTATTCGCTCATTGGATCAAGGGGTGCTTGAAACAGCCAACCACGTGTTTCAGTAGATCAACGcatgacaaactcgaatcgttgaccacaccgtcgatctcaactttgtaaaCCTGCACATAGACGCGGTGCCCTTCACAAAATACATACATCAAAGGGGCGAAATACTGACACTCTtatctacactcaaaaaaaagtaaacgttatgcctattgattttacacatagatttttgcaattaacggaggcatatagacactatttgctggcacataaacctaatgtgtgtatttacaagaaatattaatcttacattcacatttcataactattgggcacataaaaccccattctataacaatatgcacatataacttatgtgtgttcatacatagtttatacagttgacacatagaagatatgtgtgcacgagataacaatagcatttcttcttcatatgaattttaagcggtttgaagcaaatagaattaacgtttggatttttttcagtgtactgaAGGTAACCCAATATCTCGACGAGCATTCTGGAAAAATCGCCTCGAGAATGAAAATTCAAATACACAATGCGAGCTTCACTGATATTTTTCTTCTAGCTTTGATGATCCCTTGGGGTTGTTAATGAgatcattgaaatttttttaaaaaaatcctgTCCTTTCTCTTGGAATAGAGATGAACAGTGACTTCAAGCATACAGCTAACCAATCTTTGAAATGTAGCATTTTGGatacaaaaatttgtgaaaattatccaagctaagattattttaatttcatttgatatATTGCAATAATAACGAGTCAGTATCTCGGTTTAGTTAAATAAACGTCACCGTCTCCAAAATATAATCAATCATATTTAGTGTGTCCAAGATATATATTTGAACCTGTTCGAATTAGTAAGGACTTGTTCAAAATGAGGAAATTTCATGCTGGAAAGAAATATCTTTTGAAGGTTTATGGTGCCAATTTATAGAACACTCATTGACAGTTTACCTCCAAGACGAGTAATTTCGGAGCATACATATAAAAATCATAGTCATGCATATGAAATATAAAAATCATAGacaaatacatatttttcaagCGTTGTCACTTAGAGCTTCAGAATCGGTTGGTTACCCTATTTATAATATACTCCTTTGTATTATGAATTAAATAACTAATCCTtgtgcagttgtgttagtgcgacattgaggttaaatcgggtagaatttttgccaaatgaggttaaatcaggtGGAGAATCGCTGTGCGCATGGCTTATTTCGTATGCATATAATATGTCTATACAAAATGCAACTGTGTCAATAAGACAATAACCGTGTTCACACAGGACAAAATTCCACACGTGGAACTAAAATGAGTGTTATTGATTATTAGTATGATATAATTCGTATGAATgattgatatatatatatatatatatatatatatatatatatatatatatatatatatatatatatatatatatatatatatatatatatatatatatatatatatatatatatatatatatatatatatatatatatatatatatatatatatatatatatatatatatatatatatatatatatatatatatatatatatatatatatatatatatatatatatatatatataatatatatatatatatatatatatatatatatatatatatatatatatatatatatatatatatatatatatatatatatatatatatatatatatatatatatatatatatatatatatatatatatatatatatatatatatatatatatatatatatatatatatatatatatatatatatatatatatatatatatatatatatatatatatatatatatatatatatatatatatatatatatatatatacagggtgtttggttcatggttaagaatctctcggggggtgatagattgccatatttggagaaaaaaattgttctacacataccaccaaatctcaaccgttacagagttattgaactttttgtgtaaaaaacttatttgtcttaaaatacctctaactttaaaagtgtactttgtattttaaatatttcaattccattcgaaagatgagaaaatttcctatttaaTGGTGTTcccatatcttttaagtaattagttttaattaccttttagctgtaaagtagttaaaagttagtgtttttgaggaggtttttgctaattttctcgaaataatgaagtatgattatagcaatatccattatccaaaagttgggttttagcacgatttatcatttgttcttggacgtgatatttctatctcttctcatttctttgtaatttcattactatacttttcctgtaaccgacttgcaagtgcttaaaagactctaatctaaaaaatatgctttatatcgttatttacaagatttcattggaaagctgagaaaatgtgcTATCAgagtatgtacaaatatcttttagttaagtgtactaaatgattttttactaacgaaataactcaaaatttgtgttttttggagagttttttaattattctaattattaatcaacaaaatttatcgttactattgttcatttgatgccccttaatgttctctataactttttatttgacactttgtctaaagctcttttcattttgctgctatttaatagttaacacagcatgagctcgccacaaatgtagtgggttcgaaatcgttatttttccacATGAAACGatatgataaaaacgattttgcgtcgaaaccaaaagagataatagaatggagtcaaagaaagaactgtagaacttgctgagatacattatttccatgataataatggtgatgtttattttttactatttaaagaaaattaatgaaaatgctaataatagcactaactttaaactaatttactttaaaaagaatactaaattcacttaactgaaaggtattaatgcatttttcactgtaaaattttcatggctatcgaataaaaagaaaaaaagtacaataagtgccataatttttcaattagagctggtactagtgaaaatgagataaaaatatccaagttgaataacccaaaatcatgaaaataagaaaagataagtgtatcatgtcaaagaacgaattaagcagttcatcaagactaacaatctgaattattaaaatggtgaggttaactattaggattttcaagaaatgaacgaaaaatcgtctgaaattgtttaattttcaataaattactttgaaaaggctatttaaactcattaactgaaacatgtgagggcatcactcaatgcgaaattttctcacctttcgaatgaaactaaaacatttaaaatacaaagtatacttttaaagttagaggtattttaagacaaataagttttttacactaaaagttcaataactctgtaacggttgagatttgatggtatgtgtagaacaatttttttctccaaatatggcagtctatcaccccccgagagattcttaaccatgaaccaaacaccctgtatatatatatatatcagtaATATTCCCAAATTGGTaagtattatatgaatagtttcTAAAGAGTTCAAAAGATTTCTGGAAcgctatttatttatacggATTGCCATTGCCGTCATTTCTCTTAGCAAACACCACCCGAACAGGAATATACAATATCAAAAGCATAATTTTCGCTGTAACAGTGCAgctattttacaataatttacggTATAGTCTAATGttatacaatacaaaaacaaaaaaaacatgaacgtTTCTACAGCAATTTTTATGTGAAATCGACTTTTACAATAGAAAAGGGCGGTAATTATGTATCTtaatacaaaaatcgatttcttcGATGCATTTTTCTGGGAAATAGTGACTTTTCTtgataataatataatattaatatttattgttcaataattGTAGAGTTAATACTATATTGTTAAATTCTATTCGGGCACAAAAACACCGTATTTGAGTGCCGCAACTTTAGAGTGTAGATGAAATTCAAATAATTCTTGACTTTTTTGGATTAGTGTGTAAagcaatgaaaacaaaaaatatcgtcTTTCATTTTTGCAGTCTGCTAAATTATTCAGAAATGATTTAAAAGTAAATATTTGTGCTAACAAAACACTCGTTAAATAATCTAAAGTCGAATTCATTAGTGCAAAGTAACATTTCTAGCCGCGCAGATTTGGTTTTTTGTTCAAAATTGGCATCGCTCAATCACATACGAGGCGTTCCGGCAAAGGCAAGCCTCGCCGGAATACGACCATGGCGTTCGGTCGCTATCAGCATTTGCACAAGCGAAATTGCATTGGAATGTTGCCGGTATTCTGCTCGTTTGTGGCTGGAGCACTGCTGACAATATTAATCGGTGGACCGCCGCAAAGCTGCGAAACGAGTACCAGAATCTATCAACCGGAAAATTCATACTTTCTAATGTTGCTAATCGTAAGTGCTCCCGGAAACGTCGAGCGAAGGACTGTTATTCGAGAGACGTATTTGAACTTGCGACCAAGAATATTGAATGAAAGCTACCAAGATGACGCCATTTACGTGCCTCTGTACGATGAACGAGAACAGTTACAACTGGAAACAATTCAAAAGCAGAAGGAACTGTTAGATAACTATCAGCAATGGCAACAGCGAAATATAAAGAACATCAAGGTGATAAATTTTAAGATTAAACCATTGTTCGCTATTGGTACCCACGGTTTGTCTCGATCTGAACGAAAGATAGTATATGAGGAACAAAGGGTTTTCAACGATGTGCTAGAGTTGGACGACTTGGTGGATTCATACGACAATCTAACCACTAAGGTCATACGTAGTATGAGTAGAATAGACGAAGTTTATGACTTTAAATACTTTATGAAAGTTGATGATGATTCCTATGTTAAATTAGATCTTTTATCGGAAGATTTACTAAGTTATTATGAAAAGTTGCACAAAGTGCGGTTGAGCCACGCTAAACCCGTCGAGCTGTATTGGGGTTATTTCAAAGGGGCGTCGACAGTCCAACATCACGGAGCATGGAAGGAAAAGGACTATAAACTATGTGACCGTTATCTCCCATACGCACTTGGCGGAGGCTACGTGCTATCCAAAAATCTTGTTTCATTCATTGCTGCCTATCGAGACACGTTAACCAGCTACAAAAGTGAAGACATGGCCGTTGGAACGTGGCTATCACCATTCGCAAATATCCATCGTAGACACGACGTTCGATTCGATACCGCCTGGATGCCGAGGAAATGTCAGAACTACCATCTAGTGTTGCACAAGCGTACCGCACAGCAAATGAAGGAAATCTATCGAGGTGACCTATGCAGCCACGAGGAACAACAGGAAGCTGACGTGCAACGTCCTAGGGAGTACTTTTACGATTGGACCGTTCCACCGACTCAGTGCTGTAGGACGTTGGTACAGCAAGTTAGGCAGTAGGAGACAGTATTATGAAAACGACACCCAAGCAAGCTAATGTAAGAAATTGTGATAATGCGACTCCGAATTCGTGACTTATATGTAATCGCAGCTAATGTAAACTGTACATACTTAACGTTGATTTATGTTATACGGAACAACAGTGTAGGCAGCAACCGTTTtattatttgcgaaaaaaaatcgaatatgtGTTGTAGAATATAACATTGAAATCACGATGAAAAtgtttagttttttattttaatttcgaAGTCATTGGTGTTCCAAATGGTTCTGTCTGTTGACGGCATATATACGGAGCAACCGAAATCTTTACCCAGTACTGCTTTGTTTGACGATTCGAATCTATCCCTAATTTGTTTGAACACTCGAATCCCATTTGACTGTTCGAATCTTATCAAAACCGACTCGATGTAAGTATTCTGATACAGGGATTCAATGAATGCATTTGGCTCCAGGGTAGCTCGCTTGATCTGAATTCCGAGGAAATGTTTCTCGATCAGACCCAAACACCACTATGGCAAAGGGTCTCTAATAAACAAATAATAATTCCATATCAATAAGATATaaggctaataagatttgtaaacaaacctttgttttgctgatttctcttaatttgttataatttcaacacagaaaacatttgaaattgattctaccaagggtaaagatttTGATTCGCGTGTATTTTtcatgagcgaaataagtttgtttacaaaaatctcattagcccttttaaaaaattaatattgaattataaTAATACTTCCATATTTCCGGACATTTTAGTTGGAAATCCTAATTGCTCAATTGATGCTTCAGCTAGTTTTTTTTTGACAGATTTTCCGTGTAGACGGTCAAAAAGACGTTATACTCGTCCGTCAGGATAATATTAGGTTTTTAATGTACATTTGATGTCTTCTATACAAGGCACACGTGTTCATTGTCAGTGATATGGTCCATTTCCAATGAGACTGTCTAGGTATCGAATTGTTCTCTGCGCTGTGGTAGTGCAGTGAGGTCAAGCTGTGTGTGCATACGGAGAGGTACGGTGGTATGATGTTTCTGGTTTGAGAGGTATGTAGTGTTTTGGACTATCCGTATTTCTATGACCTCATAAGTACCCCTTACACGAGgcgttagtaatgtcattactcaGCAGTAATATCACTTTTAATGAGCCCCACAGTCCTTGTAATGTGACCGAACATATTTTGAGCAACCCATTCCCAAGATATAAGTGATACCAGATATGACGAAAAAGTCACTAATCGGCATTCGAATGAAGCTGTGCTACCAGTGTGCCAGTCCAACTGGCTTCACAGTGCGTTGGGTACGCCACTCCTGCGAGAGGCAACCAACCAGCACTGCCGCACATCACTATACACCACGTCTCTGTGGCGAGATAAATGCGGAAAAATCCGCATAAAGCAAACATCTAACATGTTCACACTAAGCCAGCCAAAAGctgttcagtaatttcttttgacgacttgCACAGTAAGTGAAATTTTTACTGAGCTGTCAGcagattgtttaaaaaattgcagtaaagttttcattttttagcggTTTTCAGTAATGTTgcgaataatttgctgaaacccgcaaaatttttaactgaatttatcagcacttctATTCTTTTCGGTACATGAACATTATCCCGTAAAATACTGtctgattgttcggcaaaattgtaccaacattaccgaacctcgtcaaaaacttacaaaacaggtacagcaaatcatctgtcaagtcgccattttcagaggaaactgctgactgaccagtatttttgacgtttggatagaacggattgcggagagttcggtaaccgaattgttttactgaattgattaccgaacggtttgctgttcaaaaccccagcaaaattttactgtacctagtaattcaaattaagtgtgtTCGTTTTGATTGGTTGCACGGTGATAGGTGGTATTGAATGTAATCGTGAAAATCCAGCAGGCGAAGAGAAAAAAATAGCAACAGAAGAAAGAAAAGGAGAAGGAACAAAAAGAAACACTCCAGCATCCTCGGGAGGGGTACAAGGGTGATATACTGATCGTCGAAGCAAACGATAAAGCATCGTACACGACTCTTCTCAAGAGAATAATGAAGACCCCGGAACTGAAGGAGTTGGGGGAGAACGTTGCTGAAACGAGACGCACTCAGAAAGGCAAGATGATCCTCTAGCTGAAAAAGGATTCTTACGTCAATAGCTCAGCCTAAGATCTGGACGGGATTACGACCGAAGAAACACTGAGTAGTGCACTGATCGATCAGTACAACCTAGATTCCGGATTAGGCAGCAATTCGACTACTGATGGACGTTGGCAACAAACTGGTAGAGATCGGTAAAATGAAACACAGATGATCGGTGCATTCGCTGAGAGTCGCGCCGCGAGTTACCAAGTAGATAGGGAGGTGCTTCGATTTCGGACTTCAGGCGGTAAACTACAAGAGCCCTGGCCGGTCCGCATTGTATAGAAAATGGGGAAGAAATAATCtcgttgctagagactgcatGAAGCAACTAAGAAAGCATGATCTGCAACTATTACAGAGCCGTATCGTATTTCTCCCGATAACGGCAGCTAAGTGGTTGATAGTAAAGGGATAACGGTAATCCAAATGATGGACGATTGCCCTGTTCAGGAGGGTTCGTGATCGCCAAGATCAACAGTGTATTCGTATGTAGCTACCATACTCCCCAAGGTGCAgaccagagcagtacaatcggtTGCTGGACGTCaggatcaggaatcagtagcgtctggctcaaatggcacgttttccatgttgatcggagatttgtgccttaccaagaatcgtcttttcatcattttcctgatgggaaggattggggaagtggtaaggttaggggtaaagaaaacaacgacacataacaattaaaacagagcattctgcacccccggagtgatgctgaacgatctgcaggtgctacaacagcaggaataaaacttccaacccccggagggatttagaacctctactcatacagtgagcggatatatcaacacccccgaggggatattgagataacagaacgacaacacccccgaagagataatgtcattcaaatacggctaaaaaactatagctctttaccacacttggttaggaacaaaagcatatccttaaatttcagctctctgtacataggttcatctatgtatggagaaccaaaaatccggatgcgcaattgcattaatacagggcaattgcatatcaaatgatatgatgttccgtaatcggattcacaaagatcacatgaataatactcagcgcgctgaacagtagccatgtgataattgagtttgcaatgtccagtcagggCCCTggccagaatactgcagttgtgcttggaaaaatgcaacaaatttcttgacattttcggactcacatccggcagaaaagcctttgtttgaacgcaagtttgcaagctacgccaatggttggcatgttcgaatgcagcccaagagcgaatcttgtgctttatccaacttattgacagtggtagaactggttctggaccaacgaaatcagtcgcagcgccagctctagccaattcgtccgcccattcat encodes:
- the LOC131679207 gene encoding beta-1,3-galactosyltransferase 6, which encodes MAFGRYQHLHKRNCIGMLPVFCSFVAGALLTILIGGPPQSCETSTRIYQPENSYFLMLLIVSAPGNVERRTVIRETYLNLRPRILNESYQDDAIYVPLYDEREQLQLETIQKQKELLDNYQQWQQRNIKNIKVINFKIKPLFAIGTHGLSRSERKIVYEEQRVFNDVLELDDLVDSYDNLTTKVIRSMSRIDEVYDFKYFMKVDDDSYVKLDLLSEDLLSYYEKLHKVRLSHAKPVELYWGYFKGASTVQHHGAWKEKDYKLCDRYLPYALGGGYVLSKNLVSFIAAYRDTLTSYKSEDMAVGTWLSPFANIHRRHDVRFDTAWMPRKCQNYHLVLHKRTAQQMKEIYRGDLCSHEEQQEADVQRPREYFYDWTVPPTQCCRTLVQQVRQ
- the LOC131679208 gene encoding uncharacterized protein LOC131679208 gives rise to the protein MSRCCMVSCLNKRSEKKVKFFNFPSDTATCLQWVEFCRCPDTLKRFEEGGAVALRKFAICSEHFEPALVEAAGKKQLPPDAIPINIGRTYMTPAMLLEKGFNIEVFVDNETEHELILDATHIPDAVLVEMLCPEDIKEESDKDETENAVNPIDIEETQRAEKTSDYPTTESIHTALPSNLNRSSIGDAPSVSNTVINCKRLCMATSTFKNRYEIQKVKNQQLRDSIQKSKKKYAKMTAEVQKMVDTVALKRQKRTKLNERYIELKKLCKKGVPLSNSMEVDESNDEPDFDESTAWW